Proteins encoded within one genomic window of Halodesulfurarchaeum formicicum:
- the coaBC gene encoding bifunctional phosphopantothenoylcysteine decarboxylase/phosphopantothenate--cysteine ligase CoaBC, with the protein MLDGTNVALGVTGSVAAVTVVELAHELRRRGATVRALMTESAQGIVHPDAVTYATDEPVVTDLTGAVEHVELCGKDGWADVCLVAPATANTIGKIAGGIDDTPVTTGVTTALGAGIPVVLAPAMHEGMFDHPGVARNIETIAEWGVSVVPPRIEEGKAKIATADTIALETARAATDSPLTGSHVVVTSGATAEPIDPVRVLTNRASGRTGRAVARAIYVRGGSVTLLHNGGSVPYAEVQSVETAAEMTEAALEAAEDADAFVSAAAISDYTVDPAAEKLSSGESRTLELEPTPKLVDTIRDSYPDLPIVGFKVESDRDTLLDGAHELLDRVDMAFVVANHVDAMGGPETAVEFVFEERTAQFEGSKTALGEKVATELATVLE; encoded by the coding sequence ATGCTCGACGGGACGAACGTGGCACTGGGAGTGACCGGAAGTGTCGCCGCCGTGACGGTCGTCGAACTGGCCCACGAACTCCGGCGTCGCGGGGCGACGGTCCGGGCGCTCATGACTGAATCCGCCCAGGGGATCGTCCACCCCGATGCGGTCACCTACGCGACGGACGAACCGGTCGTAACGGACCTGACAGGGGCCGTCGAGCACGTCGAGCTCTGTGGGAAAGACGGCTGGGCGGATGTTTGCCTGGTGGCCCCCGCGACGGCCAACACGATCGGCAAGATCGCGGGTGGCATCGACGACACCCCCGTGACGACTGGGGTTACCACCGCTCTCGGGGCCGGAATTCCGGTCGTGCTCGCACCGGCGATGCACGAGGGGATGTTCGATCACCCAGGGGTCGCACGCAACATCGAGACGATCGCAGAGTGGGGCGTCTCGGTCGTTCCACCCCGGATCGAGGAGGGCAAGGCCAAGATCGCGACGGCCGATACGATCGCGCTCGAAACGGCTCGGGCAGCGACTGATTCGCCGCTCACCGGCTCACACGTGGTGGTCACGAGTGGGGCCACCGCGGAACCGATCGATCCGGTCCGGGTCCTCACGAATCGCGCGAGCGGCCGAACCGGCCGGGCGGTCGCCCGTGCCATCTACGTCCGGGGCGGATCGGTCACACTCTTGCACAACGGAGGGTCAGTTCCTTATGCCGAAGTGCAGTCCGTCGAGACGGCCGCCGAGATGACCGAGGCGGCCCTCGAAGCCGCCGAGGACGCGGACGCCTTTGTCTCTGCGGCCGCGATCTCGGACTACACCGTCGACCCCGCCGCCGAGAAACTATCTTCCGGCGAGTCGCGCACGCTCGAACTGGAGCCCACACCGAAACTGGTGGACACCATCCGGGATTCGTACCCAGATCTCCCCATCGTCGGGTTCAAAGTCGAGAGCGATCGAGACACACTGCTCGATGGAGCCCACGAACTCCTTGACCGGGTGGACATGGCCTTCGTCGTCGCGAATCACGTCGACGCGATGGGCGGGCCGGAGACCGCAGTCGAATTCGTCTTCGAGGAGCGAACGGCACAGTTCGAGGGCTCCAAAACCGCTCTCGGCGAGAAAGTGGCCACCGAACTGGCAACCGTCCTAGAATAG
- a CDS encoding NAD(+)/NADH kinase, whose translation MTIVGPAERVPAGIESGGTADIEHIQRVSAEDPPESDFLVTVGESALLSAVTAGVQVPIVPVAVDAGLPTVSLPDLTAAISALVAGESTIETVPTIAVSLGENTYRALMDVMVVTAEPARISEFRTRKVETDVVVDQVRADGIVAAAPAGTPGYGTAAGGPILDPELDGLAVVPVGPFRTERPQWVLAPPIEFEVVRESVPVSLVVDDDPVERVPAGAPVKLDWGEPVEIAVLEETIPPLANDPEN comes from the coding sequence GTGACGATCGTCGGGCCGGCGGAGCGCGTACCTGCGGGAATCGAATCCGGTGGAACAGCCGATATCGAGCACATCCAGCGCGTTTCAGCCGAGGATCCACCGGAGAGCGATTTCCTCGTCACCGTCGGCGAATCGGCCCTGCTCTCGGCCGTGACGGCGGGGGTCCAGGTGCCAATCGTGCCAGTCGCCGTCGATGCGGGGCTGCCGACTGTTTCCCTGCCCGACCTGACGGCCGCCATTTCGGCCCTGGTGGCTGGTGAGTCGACCATCGAGACAGTGCCGACGATAGCGGTCTCACTGGGCGAGAACACCTATCGCGCCCTGATGGATGTCATGGTAGTGACGGCGGAGCCGGCCCGAATCTCGGAGTTCCGGACCCGCAAAGTCGAAACCGATGTCGTGGTCGATCAGGTCCGAGCCGATGGAATCGTGGCCGCAGCGCCGGCCGGAACTCCCGGGTATGGAACGGCTGCGGGCGGTCCGATTCTCGATCCGGAACTCGATGGCCTCGCAGTCGTGCCAGTCGGTCCGTTCCGGACCGAACGCCCGCAGTGGGTGTTGGCCCCACCGATCGAGTTCGAGGTCGTCCGCGAGTCGGTCCCGGTCTCGCTGGTCGTCGATGACGACCCGGTCGAGCGCGTACCGGCCGGAGCGCCGGTGAAACTTGACTGGGGCGAGCCGGTCGAGATCGCCGTCCTCGAAGAGACGATCCCGCCGCTCGCGAACGACCCGGAGAACTAG
- a CDS encoding UbiD family decarboxylase, with protein MGLRSVLSGSPVTELTEPVDPRFELAALSVQDESQPLVFDSVAGYPDLSAVTNVVSSRERIAGALDVDRGEIVDAMTRATTDPVPLDGTTAATFEYVATSPTVDDHVPIPTYYDEHERQYIASGIVIAKDPDTGVQNLSFHRLMYDGENEFVMRLVERHLHDIRSRTDGPLDVAIVVGVHPAVELAAATSGSPEMDELEVANALLDGDLAVTKLDGLTVPAEAELVMTATIRDETRAEGPFVDLSRTWDTVRQQPVVEVRDLYLRPDPMIRVVVPGKREHAHLMGLPQEPRIKRIVENTVPTVQEVVLTPGGCSWLHGVVSIEKRTEGDAKNAGLAALAAHPSMKRVVVVDEDIDPADPDAVEWAVATRVQADQDIETVENAKGSSLDPSQDFETGTLTKWLVDATVPSNRDRAEFTEATVPGAAEISLAEYQ; from the coding sequence ATGGGACTGCGAAGCGTGCTTTCGGGGTCGCCGGTCACGGAACTCACCGAACCGGTCGATCCCAGATTCGAACTCGCGGCACTCTCGGTACAGGACGAGTCACAGCCCCTCGTCTTCGACTCGGTCGCGGGGTATCCGGACCTCTCGGCCGTGACGAACGTCGTCTCCTCCCGGGAGCGGATCGCCGGTGCACTCGATGTCGACCGGGGCGAGATCGTCGACGCGATGACTCGGGCGACGACTGACCCGGTCCCCCTGGATGGAACGACGGCGGCGACCTTTGAATACGTCGCGACGTCGCCGACCGTCGACGACCACGTTCCGATTCCGACCTACTACGACGAACACGAACGCCAGTATATCGCCTCGGGAATCGTGATCGCGAAGGACCCCGATACCGGGGTGCAGAACCTCTCCTTCCACCGGTTGATGTACGACGGCGAAAACGAGTTCGTCATGCGCCTTGTCGAGCGCCACCTCCATGACATCCGCTCGCGGACCGATGGCCCACTCGACGTGGCCATCGTCGTTGGGGTCCATCCGGCCGTGGAACTGGCGGCGGCGACCTCGGGCAGCCCCGAGATGGACGAACTCGAAGTCGCCAACGCCCTGCTCGACGGGGACCTGGCCGTCACGAAGTTGGATGGGTTGACGGTGCCCGCCGAGGCCGAACTGGTGATGACGGCGACGATTCGCGACGAGACCCGTGCGGAGGGGCCCTTCGTGGACCTCTCGCGCACCTGGGATACGGTCCGCCAGCAGCCGGTCGTCGAGGTTCGGGACCTCTACCTGCGCCCGGACCCGATGATCCGGGTCGTCGTCCCAGGGAAGCGAGAACACGCCCACCTCATGGGGCTCCCCCAGGAGCCGCGGATCAAGCGAATCGTAGAGAACACCGTTCCCACCGTGCAGGAGGTCGTCCTGACCCCTGGTGGCTGTTCCTGGCTTCACGGGGTCGTTTCGATCGAGAAGCGGACCGAGGGTGACGCGAAAAACGCCGGCCTGGCGGCACTCGCAGCCCATCCCTCGATGAAACGGGTGGTCGTGGTCGACGAGGACATCGACCCGGCCGACCCCGACGCGGTCGAGTGGGCCGTGGCCACGCGGGTTCAGGCCGATCAGGACATCGAAACCGTCGAGAATGCGAAGGGCTCCTCGCTCGATCCGTCCCAGGACTTCGAGACGGGCACGCTCACCAAGTGGCTCGTGGACGCGACCGTGCCATCGAATCGTGATCGCGCCGAATTCACCGAAGCAACGGTGCCGGGCGCGGCGGAGATCTCACTCGCGGAGTACCAGTAA
- a CDS encoding MTH865 family protein: MSTEAELREEFITAFEDAEYPVTGQMDLVPALPKGPRTKFEAGGVSFSVMELASKLGSHADFPYEDVESLVDDIMDALREEDEI, from the coding sequence ATGAGTACCGAAGCCGAACTCCGCGAGGAGTTCATAACGGCTTTCGAGGACGCGGAGTACCCCGTTACCGGACAGATGGACCTCGTTCCGGCCCTCCCGAAGGGTCCCCGGACGAAATTCGAGGCCGGCGGCGTGAGTTTCTCCGTGATGGAGCTGGCCTCGAAGCTCGGCTCCCACGCTGATTTCCCCTATGAAGACGTCGAGTCCCTGGTCGATGACATCATGGACGCGTTGCGCGAAGAAGACGAGATCTAG
- a CDS encoding polyprenyl synthetase family protein, with the protein MRDALTEWREPIDREIEQLLPRTITEETLADLFGPPRYEYDTEAIAQALFEPVWDLLDRGGKRWRPVLFLELVDALGEDPEQYLPYATIPEILHTGTIIVDDVEDDATLRRGEEAIHLRYGTDIALNAGNALYFVPLKVISANPGDLDPSQQLGIYEMLTFELNRTHLGQGTDIVWHNESEIDITEAQYLEMSACKTGCLGRIAGRLAALVTDSSDAVEDAFAAYAESLSIAFQIGDDVLDVKHSLDQAGEFGKAFGNDIREGKRTLLVIHALKKADPADRDRLESILTAEEVTDEEIEFVLSILQETDSVEFALETAERLAADARSQLGEVDIDPEVQAELEDFTRYVIERDR; encoded by the coding sequence ATGCGGGACGCGTTGACCGAGTGGCGGGAGCCGATCGATCGGGAGATCGAACAGCTCCTGCCACGGACGATCACCGAGGAGACGTTGGCCGACCTGTTCGGGCCGCCGCGATACGAATACGATACTGAGGCGATCGCGCAGGCCCTCTTCGAACCAGTCTGGGATCTGCTCGATCGGGGTGGCAAGCGCTGGCGACCGGTCCTCTTTCTCGAACTCGTGGACGCTTTGGGGGAGGATCCCGAGCAGTATCTCCCCTACGCCACGATCCCCGAAATTCTCCACACCGGGACGATTATCGTCGACGACGTGGAAGACGACGCGACGTTACGTCGGGGCGAAGAGGCGATTCACCTCCGCTATGGAACCGACATCGCGTTGAACGCCGGGAACGCGCTCTACTTCGTGCCTCTGAAGGTAATCTCGGCGAATCCCGGAGACCTCGATCCGTCCCAGCAACTCGGGATCTACGAGATGTTGACCTTCGAACTGAACCGGACCCATCTGGGCCAGGGCACGGATATCGTCTGGCACAACGAGAGCGAGATCGACATCACCGAGGCCCAATACCTGGAGATGAGCGCCTGCAAGACCGGCTGTCTGGGGCGGATAGCGGGCCGCCTGGCCGCACTCGTGACGGACAGCTCCGATGCTGTCGAGGATGCCTTCGCCGCCTACGCCGAGTCCCTCTCGATCGCCTTCCAGATCGGCGACGACGTCCTCGACGTGAAACACTCACTCGATCAGGCCGGGGAGTTCGGCAAGGCTTTCGGAAACGACATCCGGGAGGGCAAACGCACGCTGCTCGTGATTCACGCCCTCAAAAAAGCTGACCCGGCCGATCGGGACCGCCTGGAGTCGATTCTCACGGCCGAGGAGGTCACCGACGAGGAGATCGAATTCGTCCTCTCGATTCTCCAGGAGACCGACAGCGTGGAGTTCGCCCTGGAAACCGCCGAACGGCTCGCTGCCGACGCCCGCTCACAGCTAGGTGAAGTGGACATCGATCCCGAGGTGCAGGCCGAACTCGAGGATTTCACCCGCTACGTGATCGAACGCGATCGTTGA
- the nth gene encoding endonuclease III yields the protein MGIPRDSRSEQAAVVIDRLREAYPEATISLDFENRLELLIAVVLSAQCPDERVNEVTETLFEQYRTPADYAAADPDDIADIIGSCTYPNNKAEYLVGIGEQLLAEHDGAVPDSMDELTDLPGVGRKTANVVLQHGHDTVAGIVVDTHVQRLSRRLGLTDEERPEKIEADLQEILPEEDWKLFTHWLIAHGRAVCTARSPDCETCFLEDICPSSRLE from the coding sequence ATGGGCATCCCGCGGGACTCTCGAAGCGAACAGGCGGCTGTCGTCATCGACCGACTGCGCGAGGCGTACCCGGAGGCGACGATCTCGCTCGACTTCGAGAACCGCCTCGAACTGCTGATCGCGGTCGTGCTCTCGGCTCAGTGTCCGGACGAACGGGTCAACGAGGTCACCGAGACGCTGTTCGAGCAGTACCGAACGCCGGCAGACTACGCCGCGGCCGACCCGGATGACATCGCCGACATCATCGGTTCGTGCACCTACCCGAACAACAAAGCCGAGTACCTCGTGGGCATCGGCGAGCAACTACTCGCGGAACACGACGGTGCGGTGCCGGACTCGATGGACGAACTGACCGATCTGCCTGGCGTCGGGCGAAAGACCGCAAACGTGGTGTTACAACACGGCCACGACACCGTCGCGGGGATCGTGGTCGATACCCACGTCCAGCGTCTCTCGCGCCGGCTGGGACTCACGGACGAGGAGCGACCGGAGAAGATCGAAGCCGACCTGCAGGAGATCCTGCCCGAGGAAGACTGGAAGCTGTTCACTCACTGGTTGATCGCCCACGGCCGGGCCGTCTGCACGGCCCGCTCACCCGATTGTGAGACCTGTTTCCTCGAAGACATCTGTCCGTCCTCCCGATTGGAATAG
- a CDS encoding Na(+)/H(+) antiporter subunit D — translation MDPMTSVPPAVVVLAVAIALPFLPRRLGHALGVLATGGASIWAFLAPAGVHLPVRFLGFEAVLLQVDTLSRLMGIIFGLIAAAAVLYSYSSGASNRQTAFALGYVGTSLGAVFAGDWLTMVFFWELMAVTSTLLVWDYGGEAIRAGFRYAFYHGLGGSLLMAAVVWHYTVVDSFLFSASSGLVAGIPTALAAVGIGVNVGFVGLHAWLPDTYPRPQIAASVFLSVYTTKTGVYGLARAFPDGHIAIAYMGAAMAMIGVIYALFQHDMRRLLSYHIQSQVGYMVAGVGIGTAMATAGAFAHVFNHILYKALLFMTAGVVIARTGTERLDDLGGLAKHLPFTALAFTIAALSISGFPGFNGFVSKGLLTVAAHEEHLTVIYYLLMAAGVGTFMSFIKFGYYAFFRDLDREWDVDWSNWGQRVAMLGVSALLVLFGLFPQTLFAVLPGSTAHAHTFAPSHILEGLILAALGLVGFAVVKKPLSRIAHVPDVDAIINPVMFYGTRGLVRGLTELYAAVDRVVAGGAYAIARRLSHPYPVLNWLRVRATSVEREFRPGSLRATIAASIALMVVVLSGVLLGLLF, via the coding sequence CGGCCGTTGTGGTCTTGGCCGTGGCAATCGCCCTTCCCTTCCTCCCGCGACGTCTGGGACATGCCCTGGGCGTGCTCGCAACTGGTGGGGCCTCGATCTGGGCGTTTCTCGCTCCCGCCGGAGTACATCTCCCGGTTCGGTTCCTGGGCTTCGAGGCGGTGCTGCTCCAGGTCGATACCCTCTCCCGGCTCATGGGGATCATCTTCGGCCTCATCGCGGCCGCCGCAGTCCTCTACTCGTATTCCTCAGGGGCATCGAACCGACAGACGGCTTTCGCCCTGGGATATGTCGGCACCAGTCTGGGGGCCGTCTTCGCCGGCGACTGGCTCACGATGGTGTTCTTCTGGGAGCTCATGGCCGTCACCAGCACGCTGCTGGTCTGGGATTATGGCGGTGAGGCCATTCGAGCCGGCTTCCGCTATGCCTTCTATCACGGGCTCGGCGGGAGTCTGCTCATGGCAGCAGTCGTCTGGCATTACACCGTCGTCGACTCGTTCCTCTTCAGTGCGAGTTCGGGGCTCGTGGCCGGGATTCCGACGGCGCTCGCCGCGGTCGGGATCGGCGTCAACGTCGGGTTCGTCGGGCTCCACGCCTGGCTGCCGGACACCTATCCGCGGCCCCAGATCGCGGCCAGTGTCTTCCTCTCGGTCTACACCACGAAGACCGGTGTGTATGGCCTGGCCCGGGCCTTCCCGGACGGCCACATCGCGATCGCGTACATGGGCGCGGCGATGGCGATGATCGGTGTCATCTACGCGCTGTTCCAACATGACATGCGACGCCTCCTCTCCTATCACATCCAGTCTCAGGTAGGATACATGGTCGCCGGCGTCGGGATCGGGACGGCGATGGCGACGGCCGGGGCCTTCGCTCACGTGTTCAACCACATCCTCTACAAGGCGTTGCTCTTCATGACTGCCGGCGTGGTCATCGCCCGGACCGGAACCGAGCGTCTGGACGATCTGGGCGGGCTTGCCAAGCACCTGCCCTTTACGGCACTCGCGTTCACGATTGCCGCGCTCTCGATTTCCGGGTTCCCCGGGTTCAACGGCTTCGTGAGCAAGGGCCTGCTCACCGTCGCGGCCCACGAGGAACACCTCACGGTGATCTACTACCTGCTTATGGCGGCCGGTGTGGGCACGTTCATGTCCTTCATCAAGTTCGGCTACTATGCCTTCTTCCGTGATCTGGATCGGGAGTGGGACGTCGACTGGTCGAACTGGGGCCAGCGGGTCGCCATGCTTGGCGTCTCCGCACTGCTGGTGCTGTTCGGCCTCTTCCCACAGACTCTCTTCGCAGTGCTGCCCGGGAGTACCGCCCACGCCCACACCTTCGCCCCGAGTCATATTCTCGAAGGGCTGATTCTGGCAGCACTGGGGCTGGTCGGCTTCGCAGTCGTCAAAAAGCCGCTGTCCAGGATCGCCCACGTGCCGGACGTGGATGCGATCATCAACCCCGTCATGTTCTACGGGACGAGGGGACTGGTCCGGGGGCTCACCGAACTGTATGCAGCCGTGGATCGTGTCGTTGCCGGTGGGGCCTATGCCATCGCCCGACGGCTCTCCCATCCGTATCCGGTACTTAACTGGCTGCGTGTCAGGGCGACCAGCGTGGAGCGTGAGTTCCGACCCGGAAGCCTGCGGGCGACGATCGCCGCGAGCATCGCGCTGATGGTCGTGGTACTGAGCGGCGTCCTGCTCGGACTCCTATTCTAG
- a CDS encoding SRPBCC family protein, whose protein sequence is MNEIAVSRDLNQPPPVVFDTVRDFQAYPRYSKYLQSVSATADTRATEYEFQFGWWKLAYETQAQVTACEPPHTIDWTITQDLEAEGRWVVEERSDGSQLHFQVAYDPDSLGSDAVSLPFGVSLDWVRDRATDLIESEAKRVLDRIARAVDDRPKSEAIE, encoded by the coding sequence GTGAACGAGATCGCTGTCTCTCGGGACCTGAACCAGCCGCCTCCGGTGGTGTTCGACACCGTCCGGGACTTCCAGGCCTACCCACGCTATTCGAAGTACCTGCAGTCGGTTTCGGCGACCGCGGATACGCGGGCGACCGAGTACGAGTTCCAGTTCGGCTGGTGGAAACTCGCCTACGAGACCCAGGCCCAGGTGACCGCGTGTGAGCCACCACATACGATCGACTGGACGATCACACAGGATCTCGAGGCCGAGGGTCGCTGGGTCGTCGAAGAGCGGTCCGACGGGTCACAGCTCCACTTTCAGGTCGCCTACGACCCGGACTCGCTCGGTTCGGATGCAGTCTCGTTGCCGTTTGGCGTCTCCCTGGACTGGGTTCGGGATCGAGCGACGGATCTGATCGAGTCGGAAGCAAAGCGCGTGCTGGATCGAATCGCGAGAGCGGTGGACGATCGACCGAAATCCGAAGCTATCGAGTAG
- a CDS encoding aconitase X, with translation MPMDLTTDEQALLESDNPAVRKSMELLVRLGDIYGAEEFVEIGSAQASGISYKSIGDPGVEFLEGFAAEGAEVQVQTFANPAGMDIDRWEEMGVDPEFAKQQRRIVGALREMGVTVSFTCTPYLAGNLPGPNEHIAWAESSAVSFANSVVGARTNREGGPSALAAAITGRTPKYGLHLAENRVPTHRIDVDVELQNQADFAALGSWAGRIVEDGRPYFAGVDGATTDELKALGAAMAATGAVAMHFVGGVTTDEEPPTDLETLEFGSAELEAEYGELNSTEDTDLIVFGCPHASVDEIGQVADRLDGESLDRDLWVCASGAVKSQADRMGYTETIEDAGGMVLSDTCNVVAPIEEMGYESTATDSAKAAAYLPGFGEQDVHFDDKLSLLEEAIE, from the coding sequence ATGCCAATGGATCTCACCACCGACGAACAGGCACTGCTCGAATCAGACAATCCGGCCGTCCGAAAGTCGATGGAGTTGCTCGTGCGTCTCGGAGACATCTACGGGGCCGAGGAGTTCGTCGAGATCGGCTCCGCCCAGGCCTCGGGCATCTCCTACAAGTCGATCGGTGACCCGGGGGTGGAGTTCCTCGAAGGGTTCGCCGCGGAGGGTGCGGAAGTGCAGGTTCAGACCTTCGCCAACCCGGCGGGGATGGACATCGACCGCTGGGAGGAGATGGGGGTCGATCCGGAGTTCGCAAAACAACAGCGCCGAATCGTGGGCGCACTTCGCGAAATGGGTGTGACCGTCTCCTTTACCTGTACGCCGTATCTCGCGGGGAACCTTCCCGGGCCGAACGAACACATCGCCTGGGCGGAGTCCTCGGCGGTGTCATTCGCGAACAGCGTGGTCGGGGCGCGCACCAACCGCGAGGGCGGTCCCTCCGCGCTCGCGGCGGCGATCACGGGGCGCACCCCGAAGTACGGGTTGCACCTCGCGGAAAACCGTGTCCCAACCCACCGAATCGACGTCGACGTCGAACTGCAGAACCAGGCCGATTTCGCCGCGCTCGGCTCCTGGGCGGGCCGGATCGTGGAGGACGGCCGTCCCTACTTCGCCGGCGTGGATGGGGCGACAACGGACGAACTGAAGGCCCTCGGCGCGGCGATGGCCGCAACCGGGGCGGTGGCGATGCACTTCGTCGGCGGGGTCACCACCGATGAGGAGCCACCGACTGATCTGGAAACCCTGGAGTTCGGTTCGGCGGAACTCGAGGCCGAGTACGGCGAACTCAACTCGACGGAGGACACCGACCTCATCGTCTTCGGCTGTCCACACGCCTCCGTCGACGAGATCGGGCAGGTGGCCGACCGGCTGGACGGCGAATCCCTCGATCGGGATCTCTGGGTCTGTGCCAGCGGCGCTGTCAAGTCCCAGGCCGACCGGATGGGGTACACGGAGACGATCGAAGACGCCGGCGGGATGGTCCTCAGCGACACCTGCAACGTCGTCGCCCCGATCGAGGAGATGGGCTATGAATCGACGGCCACCGACTCCGCGAAAGCGGCGGCCTACCTCCCGGGATTCGGTGAACAGGACGTGCACTTCGACGACAAACTCTCCCTGCTCGAGGAGGCGATCGAATGA